In Malus sylvestris chromosome 2, drMalSylv7.2, whole genome shotgun sequence, the genomic stretch ACTAATTACAACTTCCAATATCTAGAGAATATACGTTCATCCATTGAGAAGAATCTAGACTTTCCACATTACatctatataaaattaaaattaaacatcaTCAGGTCTTGGGTTCGACTGGTGCAGGACCAGATAATTCTTgctagaaaataaaaagaaaaaagaaaaaccccAACAGGGATGTTGTCCATCTTAACATGCCAAAACTTTTACATCCATTCGTTCAGGAAGCTCATATCTACCTTACAGAAATGCAGGTCCATGCGATCCGAAAATGGGAACAAAACATGGTAGTCGCTAATCACTATGCATTGAAGCGCAAGAATGTGAGATTTATCATGAACCATAGAAATCAATAACTAGAATTTGGAACTTGACAAGGCAGTTCAAGTAGAAGCTTTTCCATTGTATCATCCTTTCATCTCAAAATGTCCTAATTTATAAAGGACTACTCCtaagtactaaaaataaaaggtAAGCGAGCAAAAAGGAATTTTTAGATCATCCAAGTTAATGTCAGAATTGTAATGTACCACATTTGGATCAGAGAGACCCCAAATTGAAATTATCTAGGGAGGTACCGTAGTAATGTTAAAGAAAGCAATACATTACTGAAAAGTCCATAATCAGTTGTCAGAGGATTTAACTTTCAAGCCGACCAACTTCTCCAATAAGGGTCATAAAAAATCGCCTAACCCATAAAATACTCGTAGGCATGGGCAGTTAAGCACCAACATGTCTAAACATAAAAATCACACAGATACTCAACCATTGTACTTCGCACAAGTTATCACAAGGAGACTAGGAAACAAGTCATCTTTTCCTGAATTTTAGTGTTAAGGATGCAACTTTGACCATACACATTTAAAACAAATTGTCTTAAAACCATAAGATCAACCAACatttgaagaaatctcaaagTTATAACTTGACAAAAATATTTTGCCTATGCAATGACTATTGAACTGCTCAGACTACGAAGCCATCAAAGACGCAGCTACACTGATGCCATGTATCACTGCTCCTAAGCAAATATGCTACTCAAGAGTTTTTATTAAGCAAACTAGAAAACATTCTAACTTCAACTACAAAGGGGGTGATACTAGTCAAAGGATTCTTATGCACAGCATTCCTCTATCTAAGATATTTGAGAAACTGTTATCGGGCATGCACTTACAAGCCATATAAAcgtatgaaaagaaaagaaaaaatatttatagATGATAGCCACAAAACTGTATGACTACACCAGAATCGTTCTTTTAACCGAATGCATGGCATCTTTAGATGAATCATATCAGAGGGAAGAAAATAGTTACTGAAATTCCAGTAGTacctaactaactaactaacatGTAGATTGTTAGGAATAACCCAGTCAAATGTTTATTATTAAGGATAGCGATCTACATCTGATGGAGCATGCATTTTCCTTTTATGAAACAGAAGGGGGAAAAGAGGAACTAATAGAGTATGCATCTTTTATTCAACCTATTCAATAAACATACTATTCATAAATCTGGTCAGAATATATTCTTAAATTCATTTTCAGCAGTGGAAAAGAATTGTAAATTGAAGTTTAAGACAAACCTCATTGCCTTAAAGGTGACTAACACATCCTGGACGTCGTTTGACACTGAAGTTGAGTATCCTATTGGCTTTATTATCTTGGTGATACGTACTGCATTTCTTGATTCATCAATCTTATTCCTGCGACTTGAATTTCCCCCAGCATAATCAAGATTTTCTGCCCCTGATTGACTACCTCTACCGCCATATCTAACACTGACTCTGGTTGTTGCATTTGGTGTAGCACCCAGTTCGGACACTTGTGACTCTTGTTTAAACCTCTTCACAGAACTGGACTTCCTTCTCTTAGCTCCAGTGCTGCGATTGCTCTGTACTGGTTCTGCACAATCAACCTTGGAAAGACCATCTGTAGGGCCATTAACTTCTGGAGCCTTTGCTTCTTGGAAAGGTACAGAAACTTTATCCCAATTGACAACATTAGTAAATGTTGTTGCTCTGAGCTCACTAAGCTTTGGATCATCCTCATTTTCCTCTCTCCTTCCACCATTTTGTTGAGAAGTATTTGAACAGCCATTCTCAGCATTAACTTTCTTGGTTGCTTCAATATTGTTGACATGCCCATCATTCTCTCCGTCACGAGCTAAAACCACTGGCTGTTGAGGGGGAGGAAGACCAACAAGTTTCGAGCAGTTGAGAGCAGTGGAGGACAGAGCTTTATCCACGATGCCGATTTCCACATCTGTCATATTGTAGATAGGAATAGGATCACTAGAACGCTGCTGCCTCTTCTTGGGTTGAGAAAGAGGAGTCCCTTGCTTTCTCTTGCGCTTCCGATGCTTACCAGTTCGCAAGCTTTATAAACGACATATGAAAAACTTATAAAAAGGATGAGTTTATGTGATATTTGTAAACTTTGTAGCAGACATAAGAATAActacataaaaatataaagtttttatttttgagaaaaaacTACTAGCAAAAAATAAACCCAATCAAGTCAATCTTAAACGATTTAGTTTCTATGATTTTTATAAACTTAAACACAGTCAAAAGTTATGGTCCTTTCATCCAACTTTTCTGAAACAAAATGAATAACTAGGGGAAGATagaaaaccaaacaaaatatACCTTTCTTCAAAGGCCTCAACAACATCAGCAATTGACTGGAGATTATCTAAGGGTTCCCATGTATTGGCAGTCTCTGGCCAACCGCGCCTGTATAAGCAAATACCAAATCAATACACCAAATCAATTAACAGGTGAAGCAGATTATAGGAGACACTTTTATCAAATTTCAAGTTTGGGATTTTAGAAAACATAAGTGTTTTGCGGGTTTATTTACATATTACTATATAGGGTTGGTTTATTGGTCTAAGAATGTCTACTATATGCAGATAGGCCTTAAATTTCTCCCCTCCTCCTTCTGCTGCCCTATCTATTTTCCATCTTCAGCATCAACAGGACTTCGATTTGATTCAATGTATCTAAGAAGTGTACGTGTACGTAAATTAAGTTAAACAGTGACAACAAAAAAGGATAAGAAAGAGGTTTACGCACCATTTGATGAGGTACTGGAGCTGACCCTATATCGTTGGTTTTGCAACATACACAAATGAAAACACAAAGCACTCAGTAGTAAGATTAATTTAAGTAAGCAAACATATACACCCATCATTTCTtaccaaaactcaaatttaaacagcaaaaataaaaattacccAATTCATTTCTCACAGGCAAAGTTCAAATGGTAACAAATTcgcacacaaaaaaaattgagtacatatatgtaaaaataaaaatttggggGCAGAGAGTAGTACCTTTCGAACCCTTTTCCGGCGAATCGCTTCGATTTCGTAGAAGCCGTCATCAAGCTTGTTACGCTCTCTATTTTCGTCATCAGCGCCAGCCTCACCGTCCCCGTCGCCACCTCCCTCATCGTCAGCGTCCTCTTCAGCTTCGCCGTCTCCGTCGCCATCGCCATCTTCTTGGGTAGCTTGAGGTTCCTCCTGATGCTCTTGCTCTTGAGCGGCGGCAGAAGCTTGCTGTTGGTGAAGAGCAAAAGGGGCGTCGGGGTGGTTGTTGCCGGCGTCCCGAACAAGAACAGCACCGGCAGCAGGCATTGCATCCTTCCAATTGTTGTCCCAAATCTCCCTTCTTCCTACCTTGGTTCTCATTTGTGCTACTATATAGTGATAGAATTACAAAggattttctctctctctcttgtttctctctctagagtGTTCAGCCCCAATTCCCCCCAAATACGTAAACCGGACTCCCACTTCCTTTTCAAGCGTTTTTCCTACCCTTATTTCTCTCCCCccttctctctcatcttctctCTCTAGCCCGCCTGTATCTTTCttatcaatttcaatttcaatttctacGATTTAATGCTAAATCTGTTTATTAAAATGCTATTATTGTGTAACGTGTCAACGTCTGATTGCTTCAATTTtgaattgtttttcaatttatttagttATTAATATGGGACTTGTTAAAATATGgactgacacatcccgacccgagTCAGGGCGTGTTGGttgtcacgtgagggtgacgtagctatgtgcacagtgcagaagtAATAAAGATAATAGAgaatacgaataattaaaaaccaattcATAAGAGTACTAGCTAAGATAAGTGCTGGAAAGtgtgtgaatacacaatcaaagtataagtagcctaagttcagTCCAGAAAATAAGTACTAATTAAACGACACCCAGGGATGTCGTACATTGTGCTAGTTTGTCAGAACCTCTGTTCGATCCTCGTAAGCCACCGACGaacaagcttacctaaaacctagagggacgcaaaacagaaaatgtgagtgggcaaaaacaaaggttttgaGAATACGCTTAACtttcaaatgctctaacccctcactctaaaacatgtataatttttcccaggattagaatataaacatatacatacatacatatatatatatatatatatatatatatatatatatatatatatatatatatcaattcaaatcatgtttcacatatttataatcataagtatgccatgctaagacataaaatagaataagtaactcaggtgagaataaattcatggaaaataacatattagtcagaacccctgcagaagtctgtacggctgaaatAATAGGTTATTATTCAatttagccggagtcactacaaatgacctatacggcactacactacACACAAGTCGAAACCACtaaaagggtctgtacgacaagactgggggtaatataattatgctcaatactatgCTCTCATAATAGTTAGgcaataaatcgctagtcacctatgagtcggaaccacctatgatggtctgtacgacaagactgtgcacctaaattggatccaatatgagcatatggtgcaggaggtgacattataaacaggccTGTACTCTAACTCTAGTAATTCATAATtacccggggtgcaggtttatgagctctaaacttctcaattaatcacagacattaatcacattcacaattcataaactcacttAGCTTATCTGAGCGTCCataacaccacaattatatattatgcatcatcTACTATTTCATATacataatataaatttatatgcatggcatttcaaagcatacttttatttaaacgcattttctgggaaaatatcaagtatataggtatatactgaaaaccaaaagcccactgactggtatgtcgaagggtcgtagctctcgagtcgcccttgactgcgcttGTCCTCGagataagtctcccctatatgcaaaacaactataaaaaggttaatttaaagcacaacaccaatactagctaataacttctcatacattgctcaaatgggacgtttgaatataccaatgtgatctacacaaccttacaaacatccccatatttttagaaaaattttccgaccacccacgcgTGGGCATATGGCAAGCACACTGACAGCGGCAGTtaacgccgtcaggaatattccgtccaaAAGCAAGCATATATCGTTAATTATTAACGGCGTCATCTAAtgccgttagcatattccgtcaaaactgacgCAATATGCCTTCATCTTCTCCGACGAGTCGCCGGACACCAGTgacttcgccggtttctggaatttatttcaaaatcttatattttcttcatttcttaaccaaattccatGAAACTTGACCCATTTTGAAGATCTCACCTAGACGAACAAAATCATAACTGAGTCGAGCCCTGAAACCATCGAAAAAAGCCTCAATATTTCGGCAAATCTTAAAACTCGTCGTTCTCAATAATTcgacgtccaaattcttccaacgaaccactgcgagcctcgtgaggacctccttaagctacctataagcttgaaatccccaaaaacaCACGATTTTACTATTTCATGAATAGTGACATAAATCGGGTTAGGGTTTTCACGAGTTTTCGAAGAAGTTCTTACCTAAAAATAGCACCATTCAACTCGTATGAACCTCAGGAACACGATGGTGTCCTTTAAACCCTCGATCTGCAAACTTTCCACTAGTTTTGTTGTTAATCTGTAtgggagaaaggagagagagagtccgagggagagagcacgggaaagaagagagagaaagggttttttttttttgttgtgtggtccaaattgggtcaccaaccaaacaactaaaactttaaaaaatttatttagtcCAAACCTTAGCCTATTCACACACACCACCACCAACCACTCAAGGGCAATTTCATCAATTCATGTTATCAATAACTttaattcgggacgggctgtgacatggACTAAGCATATTTCCTAAATAAATTTGGTGacttaatattaatttttttagtcaTCTTAGGTAAACtatatttgtaaataaaatttgcaaactaaataatatgtcatcaataaaaaagaaacacatcaatcaacacttaagtaataattcaattattaattttcatgttgtttgtaccatacttaaggcctccgtatttagaccttgtataaatactcgggggactcaaatgtaattacgtaataaatgaaggggcaaatatgtaataagtaaggagcccttattctataaaaggactcctcactctcctcattagaggAGGCCAAGTTTTAGGCCATGTGAAGAGAGCACAcaaaaaataggctagagagcacactgcctttagctttcttgtatattcaccattcagagtgaaacaatatcaacatcagtatggacgtagcccaaacattggggtgaaccacgatacttCTTGCGTTCTTtcctttcttgcagattcacggtcggatttatgttgtttcaAGACccttctggttttgtgcatcaacatttggcgccgtctatgggaatcgacgcgaaaagctatgtcgggtctctctcaatttttcatttcACCACCTTGAAACCTTCACAACCTCACCAGAACATCCATCTTAAATTTGCAGAAACCTAAGAACCAAACAACCTAACACCCACACTCAGAGACATACCCATTCAATctacagagagaaagagaaacatAGGCACAAGTCTTGCCGCGAATTCTACGTGCCTCGGCATCATACGTCATTGCAGCTTCTTCTGCAGTGTTGAATGTTCCAAGCTAAACCCGAACCCCTTTCCTTGGGTCTCAGATCTCTGCAGCCCACTTACCCCATGAGCACTGGCGAATTCCCCTGTACTggttcttcttttttctctttgcaGATTTCTTAACTTGCCCATTAAACTCCACAGATTTCACAGCAGTAAGATCTCGTCCGAGACCACTCGGGAACCGTCGCGAAATTAGCTGTTTCAGACGACTCCGATTTGTTGCTCTAATAATGGAAGCTTCTGGCGGTCCTTCTGGAATCAATCGTCGAGAGCTTCTGGAATCGATCGTAGAGCTCTCTGCACCACTTCTTGCCAGTCACAAAAGATCGTATTTTggaaagagagagggaaaaaagatgaaccaaaacccaaatcaGAACCAGAATCAGCAACCGAGCGACGATAGAAAGCACGAGGATGACGCCGCCTTCATCGACTTCCTCACCTCCTTGACGGACCACACCGCCACTCACACCCCAAAATCTCTCTCAAAGCTTCGCACTTTAAGCCTTTTGATCCCAACCCATTTCCCAAGGGAACCGTTTCCACCGTTTCTCGCCAAAAAAAGCTGACTTGGGTCGCCGGAGAGTTGACTCACCAGGGACACTGACTTGTGGGCTTCCAGGGTTCATACAGCTAAAAGTTTTTCTGCTGTTCATGCTGCTCGCCTTCACTATGATAATCATATGGTTTTGGAAGATTTTGAAGGAGATGACGATGCAAAATCTTGTTTTCTACGCCCTTTCTATTATGTGGAGATTGAAGTCCCATTGCTCTGCAACCACTTGGAGGAAGAACACTGCTTTAACTTTAAAAATGCAGTTTGTCCTTTATGCGCTGCAAATATGAGGAAAGATGTAATTGCACATTTTACGGTACATCATGCAAGCTCATTCAAGCACAGGAGAAAATCTCAAAAATCCGGTTTGTGGCCTGGTAGTTTAGCAATGCTTGGGAAGGCACTGCTAGAAAATGGAAGGTCATATGCACAGGAATCTGCACCTGATCCTCTCCTCTCACCATGTATCTACAATATATCTTTTCCAGACCCTACAGGTTACCCGAAGATGTTTGTTTCGATATCGATTCCCCTGTCACTTGCGGCCTGAAAAGGTGGGTTGATGACCTCCAAAGAAGTGGTTGCGGAACTCATGAGTGATGACCTCCAAAAATGTGGTTGCGGAGCTCATGAGTGATAACCTCCAAAGATGCTTTTTACAAATGGACAGCAACACAGAGACAGAGGCGCAgtggaaagagaaaagaaaagcaaaaggatgTCTGGAAATGGagtgggaaacaaaagcaaaagtagaaaaaaagggaaaaagaaggaaagaggAATATCTCATCCTCATCTCTCCTGATCTGCCTCTACAAAAACAAGGATATGACATTATTCCCTTATCTgtcatctgccaaaagaaagaaaaacaaagagaaaggaaaaggtaaaACATTCAGTAGGCACAGTATGCACATGGAAAAAGATCTGCAACAACCCAGTACGCACCAACGATCTGCAACTGTCGAAGCTTTTGTGTCgaaacctttgttttgaatgatgtgatttacttttcttatcttttggatACATCTATATAACCTCAACAAagggtaatcataaataaagaaagaaggaaaaaaaaagggccaaaATGGCGGCAAGCccacaagcccaaaataatgggctgaaATGTTatatggagggtgaaggcccatatgcccaaaagagctagGCTCTATGACTTCAAACTCCAACCTCCACCCCTCCACTTAAGGTTCacccgctattatcacccattaggtgatcaaaagtacgtccagtactccaaaattattcggcagcctgccgctattatcaccaactaggtgatcaaaagtacgtccaatactctaaaattatacatgagcatcactcatgtcaatcatacataaacattcatgagcatcactcatgtcaacattcatgagcatcactcatgtcaacatccatgagcatcactcatgtcaacatccatgagcatcactcatgtcaatcaacttaaacattcatgagcatcactcatgtcaatcagcttcaaaagcttcatttacagagctctagcttcgaaaacttcatttacaaaagctccatcttcaaagcttcactttcaaagcttcacctacaaagcttcaatacatGGTATATAAAGACCGCctctgaacaaccgccacttcgacccatacaaggattgaatttgaagtctccagccaacagactctattgactgaagacttgagggactacactatgtaccatatattgggcttccgtaactgggccttatgaaaaatacttgggggacttagcccattatttatgtactgaagagcgaacccttattctataaaagggactccctcactttcattagagaacacttatcacttatgtattgaggagcgaacccttattctataaaagggactccctcaccttcattagagagcatcgctgccagctaagcaaccgcatcgccgcgagcatcacttctaacccatcacttatgtattgag encodes the following:
- the LOC126605311 gene encoding chromo domain-containing protein LHP1-like: MRTKVGRREIWDNNWKDAMPAAGAVLVRDAGNNHPDAPFALHQQQASAAAQEQEHQEEPQATQEDGDGDGDGEAEEDADDEGGGDGDGEAGADDENRERNKLDDGFYEIEAIRRKRVRKGQLQYLIKWRGWPETANTWEPLDNLQSIADVVEAFEESLRTGKHRKRKRKQGTPLSQPKKRQQRSSDPIPIYNMTDVEIGIVDKALSSTALNCSKLVGLPPPQQPVVLARDGENDGHVNNIEATKKVNAENGCSNTSQQNGGRREENEDDPKLSELRATTFTNVVNWDKVSVPFQEAKAPEVNGPTDGLSKVDCAEPVQSNRSTGAKRRKSSSVKRFKQESQVSELGATPNATTRVSVRYGGRGSQSGAENLDYAGGNSSRRNKIDESRNAVRITKIIKPIGYSTSVSNDVQDVLVTFKAMRSDGSEVIVDNKSLKVNHPLLLIDFYEQHLRYNPTF